The window ACCCTCGTAAGGTTTGATCCAGGGAGCAGTTCCCTTCTCCAGTTCATCAATGAAGCCTTGAACGATACCGTTCAGCTTGTTCTGTACGAAGTTACTCATGGTGTTACTCCTTTCAACGTTATGGGTTTAAGTGCTGTACTTGGCCAAGTACGTTGAAATAAAAAAAATAGGGATACACAGCCGAGAGGAGGCCATATATCCCTAAATCGAAGGGGTGCGGTTGCATATACCCAGAGAACCCCATCCAACTATTCAAATAGTCTCTGGATATCTCTGTATGTAAACAGAAAGCTTGGTGTGTGCTTATCTGGCTAATAGGGGAAAGTTCTTACATTGATACGTACGTACTGATATCAGTGGTCAGCACAAATAGAACACTGAAGGCAATGCCGTCAGGCAATTGCCGACAGTACACGGTAGAGATGCGTACGTGATCACTTCATCACGTCAGTGGTGCGAGTGGTACGAGTGTAGTCTTTTCAGTAAAGTCTCTTACGTTTCTTTTTATATGGAAGTTTCTTGAAATACACACCACTCATGCCACAAGTCTCACTATTCTGTACGTAATTTTACCTTCTCGGTGCGCACATCGATGTCTAACCAATAGATTCCATCATTGAGAGTTTTCTCAATGAAGCCTCTCTGTAAAAGCTCAGAACGCAAAGCCTTTACCGCTAGTGGCTTTGCTCCGTACTCGTAACAGTGCACTTTGTACTTCTCATAAAACGGAGTCTTTTTGATACGTAAGCCTGGAGAGCTAACGCAACACGTATCGATGAAGTCCGTCAGTACATCCATCTCCGATCTGTACTGCTTAACAGCATCTTCCATTATCTGAGGTGAACACAGGCCTTCGCGTTGCCAGAGAAGACAACCTTCTACAGCCCAGTTCAATATACCGTCGATCTCTCCGAGCAGCTTTTTATCAAGCTCCATGTCCTTCCTATTTTCCGCTATTCTCACGCTAAACGGTATCAAGCGCAGTCTCCTCCAGATACCATGATCTGCACCACGTATCTCTGGCTTGTAATTCGTAGCCAGATACACTTTGAACTCAGGCATGAACTCGAAGTTTTCCTGACGTAGAAAACGAGCCGTTACTGGATCACCACCCGTTATCTGCTTAATCAATGCCTCATCCAGAACATGCCCTCGTTTCCCCTCAGAGGAGGTCACGAAGCGACGCCCTTTAAGGCGAGCAATATCATTTCTGATACCTTCGTACTTTTTAGCCATCAAAGAATCAGCCTGCATATTTGCACCATAATCACCCAGCAAGTAGAGCACGGTCTTCAAAAAAGTAGACTTGCCGTTCGCGCCCCCACCAAACAGAATAAACATGCATTGCTCTGACGTGCTCCCAGTCAGTGCATAACCAATGGCTTTCTGGAGGTACTTGATGAGTTCCTTGTTGCCTCCCATGATTTCATTTAGGAATTTTAGCCACTGAGGGCACTGAGATTGCGGTTGGTAGGATGCTGGGAGAATATTACTGAGCCACAAATCCTTATTATGCGGAAGCAACTCTCCAGTTCGCAGGTCTATGACTCCATTTTGGACATTAAGCAACCACTGGTGACTATCCAAGTCCGACATACAGATGGGCATTAACGGTTCTGCCATTGTCAGCAGGCTGCTAATACGATAGCTACTCAGACTTTTGCTCGCCCAGTCACTAAGCTCTTTGCATCTAACTAAATCCTTGTGATTTCGTGCCTCATCGTACAATCCCTTAATAGCCTCTACCGCGAGATTGTGTACCTGGTTAGTGGAATCAACTTTCCACTGTTTTCCGTTCCAGATCATCCACTGCTTGACCTCAGAACAGTAACGGACCTTATCGCTACATCGCTCTCGAAAGAGTTCTGCATTGCCTTGATCCGTTAGTTTGTATTCAGTTGTTTTTTCTTGTTTCATTTTTTCTCCTTATAAAATTCCAGCCCTTAAAACAGCCATTGGAATTTTAATTGTGGGCCGTTTAGACCCCCCAAATTCATTTAATGTTATTTATTTTCAAATAATGAAAGTGAATATCCCGCAAAACCTAGTTTTTATGGGCTTCTAAAGCCTTTTTTGCTTCATAGAAAACACTAGAGCAAATTGAATATTATGTTTTGCACGTAAGCCCCCTTCTTTGCCGGCTTTGCGAGACATTTCCTCTCAAAATGACGAAGCGCTCATAAGATTTACTTTTACAATGACTTTGAACGCTTCTTTGTTAAACGCTTATGCTCTTTTAAAGCCTCTCCATAGGTCTCACTGACAAAGACCGGCACACCATAATGATGTACACCAGGCAAAAAATTGGTTCGTGCGCAGTCACGATAATCAAGTTCCTGAATGACACGGTGCAACTTTTCATCAGGCCTCGAAACAATGATCAAGCTCATGGTCATACTCCTCCTTTGATAAAATTTAAGAGCCCCAGACGCATCTATAGCGGCCAGGGCTCTTTTGTCTTCTAGATATTCAATTGTGATGTTGGCTAGTCGAAGTAAACTGAAACGTCTTCTTTCGGTAGATAACGCTCAACATGATCCTGCCAACGCTTCTTGCATTCTGCAGCAATTTCCTCCTGAGTAGGAGCAACATAAACTCCTGTTGCCTTCTCACGTTTTGATGCAAGGCCCGAAAGAGACTTCTTAACGTTAGTAAGAATCTGACGTTTAATAGTCACCTCATCGCGTTTCTTGCCTTTAAGGTTAATGTTCTGGGCTTCAGCCTGTGTGTTTTGATCAACGTTCATTGTATTTACCTCCTCTGGGTGTGTTTTGAACGCAAAAAAGCGCAGACCTTTACGGCCTACGCTTTAGTTAAATTTCGCAGATAGCATCTCTGCGTTTTTATTTATGCCGCATACTATCAGGCGACAATCCTGTTTACTTCATCACTGAGTCAAGCACGTACCCTATCTTCTAAACTTCCACTTCATGGCGGGAAGAGCCAACTTTCGCAGATAGCAATTTATACTTGATGCTTCAGTGACGACAGCGTCCCAAGATAGCAATCACATATGCTATCAGTGAAACGATATCCCCCTCTCAGCAAGGTTTTATCCTTAACAGAATACTGTCAGGCCAGCAATGCTATCTACGCCCACTTCATGGCTGGGTAACCAGACTTCATAGATAGCATTTGCCTTAACCTTACGGGAATACTGTCAGGCATGTATCCAAACTTACAGACTGTGGTCATTTTACAGTCCGTAAATAGCAGTTCAGCATTTAGTTTTATCCGTGTTTCTTCTCAATCCTTTTGAAACGCTGTCATCTCGCATTTCATTGATAGCATACGAGTAGGATATCCCTAGAAAACGATTCTATTCATTTCACAGACAGAAGGAACGTGAGATAATCTATCCAGAAAAGCTTCTTATCATAGCTAGCAACTTTTAACAGGACATTTATCTTATAAATACCTGTTGTTTCGACTTATATTATCTTTTTAGGTAATGTTTTTTCTGGGGGAAAAGAGGTGTATTCAGGGGGAAACCAAGTCATTCAAAAGAACCTTACTCATACCTGCTTGCTTATGGCTATGCCATGCCTTGTTCGCTCCGACATCAATCCTTAAAGAGAAGACACCCTTTACATCAACGTTCTCACCCTTACGGCTGATAACCGGATAACGATCATTGAATCTATACGATTTACCATAAGGTTGAGCGACTTCATAACCTTTGGAGCGAAAGACATCTTCAATATATGACGCTATCGCACTGTCATTCTTACGATAGAAGCTACCGACCGTCTTGGCATTTAACACATACATGATAGTTCCAACCACATCACCTCGACGACATGTCACTACATCACAACACAAGAGCCCATTCTTAGCCAGTTGATCAACAATGTCCTTAAGGCTTACGTCTTTGGCTTTAGCAATACGAGCTAAGAGCTCAGGCGCGATAGAGAGTTTGGCATCTACCGTTTTCCATAGCGTGGCTTTGCTGGTATCGCTCACCTTCTCTAGGTCATAATCAAAGGCAAAAGCACGATAAGGATCAATGATCTTTTCACGTGGGTCTCTGTAGAGATAGGCAGCAAGCAGCAGCCTTACTGCTTCATCTTTATGTTGTCGAAGACGTGAAAGGGTCTTAAGCGGGACCTTTAAAACACCCTTGACACTTTTTGTTTTGGCTCCACTGATAAGTTCATTCGGTAGTTTGATCTGTGCAGAGGTGTACTCATCGAAGTTATTCAAGACGTATCTTGCGGCTTCCCCGTATTGTTCCGCTTTATTCTTGATCACTGGTTGAGACTTGAGGAGGTAAGGCTTAGCCACATCAGATGAAAAATCACTGCCAGCTGACATGTTCCAATCCCTGACAGAGTACAGCAACCTCTCTCCGTCTTTTGTAAACAGAGAACAGAGACTTTCTATAATCTCCTTAGCCTTATGTCGACGTATTCCAACGTATTTTTCAACAGCCTTAGCAGACGCAGAGGTCAACCTTATTGAGTTAGTTCGTACAATGTCTTCAGTGGGTATGTACCTTTCCACATAGCGACCCTCATCGCCATATTTCTCCTCAAACTCACCTATACGATAGATACGAGTATCGCCTTCCAGCTTTGGATTAAGTCTTCTGACCTTAACTTTACGTTTGAGTTTGGTTGACTCAGTTGACTCTCCGTAAGCAAACCTCGCCAACACCAGATATACCAATATCTGTTCAGCACTGATATCGACATTAAGTAGCCTATCAACGACTTTTCTGCTTACACAGAAGTAATTCTTCACTCCTGACTTTTCTATATCTGACATCATCACCAATCAGTATCCAACGTATAGTCCAGCTGCCTCAACGCCTCCAATAGTACGCCAGGACGATACCTTTTTCCATATCTACCTGTAGTGATTGAACTATTTGAATGACCAAGGATCTCAGCAATGATTGCCTCATCAACTCCTTTTTGCTTAAGGGTATCTGCGACCGTATGCCGGAAGGAATGAAATACTTTCTTCGGATCCTGAGTAACATGTCTGCGGTTAAACCTGCCATACCAGTTCCCAAGCTTCTTCCCCCATGATCCATATTTGTTAGGTTCCAGATTCTCCCAAAGCTTAGCTGAGCCAGTCGCTACCCTACCCTTAAGATAATCCCTGAAACCAATATCCAGTAGCAGTGGATGTACAGGTATAAGCCTCTTACTCCCTTTTGTCTTAACCTTACGCTCACCACCATCGTTAATATCGAAACACAGGATATCATCTACTTCCTTGATATCCTCAACATGCAACTGACAACACTCATCAAGACGCATTCCAGAGTGCATGGCTATCAGTGGTATCCAGAACTTTTCAGGAGTATCAATGTTACGGGGTAGATTCGTAGCAATACGCTTTAGATCGTTCAGATTATAGGCCTTACGCTGTTCATGAGCTGCAGTCTCCTGAGGCAAGCTCAACCCTTCAGCGATATTAGACGTCATAATTCCATTCATTACGCACCACTTGAATAATGAGCTCAATAGCACCAGATACTTATTGATCGTTTTAGCCGTCAGAGTCTCTTCCGCTCCTGCCTCCAATATCTGTTTAACAGACATATCCTTATACTGGCCTTTGTTACGCAGGTTAGATGGCAGACGCATCAACTTGGCTCGACAATCAAGACCATCAGCACGTGTAAACAAGCTCAGGTCCTTATTTCCGAGAAGCACAACCAGCATGTCAAACATGCACTCAAACTCAAGTTTGGTCTTGGTCGTCCACCTCGGACTCTTATCAGCAACAAAAAGACGAATAGCCTCTGTAAGGTTAACTTTTGACGTATCCCTATACACGGTAGCCACAACCTTAAGTCGTTGCTTACGCGGTAAATATGAAGCAATAAGTGCAGGTATTTGTTCATCTTCTATCACTCCTGCTCTTAACAGACCGAACAGAGACTGAATTTTAGCGTTAACACTTGCAGCAAGTAGCTTAGCGGCATCCAAGTTCCTTGTCTTCAGTGACAGCTTAATCTCTTTGGAAGGAATCAGATGGGTCAGATCAGTGGGGATCTTGATACGGTAATAGTAGGTTTGATTTCGTTTAACGAGGTAATTTATTGCCATGCCCTGTCTCCTCTTTATGACAGTTTGGTACACAAAGTGGTACACCAATCTGCCTTAGTTGGGGCATATCAACTAATGTGAAGAAGCAACCTATGGAGCAGATGCTTTTCTATAAATAGCTGTAATCATTGCCGAAGTGGTGGAATTGGTAGACACGCACGCTTGAGGGGCGTGTGTTCGAAAGGACGTGCGAGTTCGAGTCTCGCCTTCGGCACCATGTAAATAATAAGGACCGCAATCAATTGATTGCGGTCCTTTTCTTTTATCCAGCTCAAATTAATGTGTTTAGAGTTGCGCCATGAGAACAAGGTTCATGTCCTACGGTTTCTTCTGCCCTAGAGTCGCTCTATACACGCCTCTCCATCATTCCTTGAATTGTTCACATAAGTCGACACCGGATGCATCTCCAGCACCTCTTCTTTAGGTGCAATCAAGATATCCTGCAATACGTCCGTATCGTTAAACTCAGGATCAAGCCAGGTATCATAGTTCTCACTCTCTAGGACAACGGGCATACGGTCATGGATTTGTGCCATCTGCTGCGTAGCGGAGGTCGTGATGATCGTGCAACTCTCTATAGCATCACCGGTAATATTGTTTTCCCAGAGATCCCACAGGCCGGCAAAGGCGAGAGGCCGCTTATCTGCTCTATAGATGTAGTAGGCCTGCTTCTTGCCACCCTGCTTCTGCCATTCGTAAAAGCCGCTGGCAAGGACCAGGCATCTTTTGGATTTGATTGCGTCGCGAAAGAGTGGCTTGTGTGCAACGGTTTCTGCACGGGCATTAAAGGCCGCGGTTATGATGTTTATATCTTTGACCCAGTGAGGGATGAGTCCCCATCTGAAAGCTTTAAGCTTTCGTATGTCGCCTTGTTCTATGATGACGGGGATCTGGAGTGTCGGCACAATGTTGTAGCTCAGTGTAAAAGGGAATGCACTGTCTACACCGAAGTGAGTCTTTAAGGAGTCTGCTGATAAGCCTGCTGTTGAGATACGTCCACACATATTTGCACCATAACACAAATGGAGGACAATAGAAGGACACTTCTGTTCGTGCCCCAGCATCTACACAATCCGGATGATGAAATCAGGGCAAGCCGCCGCGCAGTAACCGCACAGAATATAATCCTCACGCTAGATCTTGGCTTTGCCGTTTTGAAGATAGATCCCGCGGGTGTTTTCAACCGAAGCGATAGAGCCGCTTTCCAGCACGATAAAGTTCCACCGGACCGTCTTCAGAGACCTTGACCACCTGGCCAAAGTGTGAGGCCGCATTTGCGGCTGTGGTGCGGCCGCCGCCGGTGACCAGGCCCTTGACCTGCGAGGTATCGACGATAACCCCGGTATCAAGCAGTTCTCCCTTGCGGTTGATCACCGTCAGTCCGTCCGAGGAGAGGATTCGGTTTAACTCGCCGGAGCGTTTCAGAACCCCCAGCTTGCTGCCGCGCACATGTTCCACCAGCGCCCGGCTCAAAGAATCCCGTCCGCCGACCGAGCCCATACGCAAGGCGTCAAGATCGGTCCCGTCATCGGCGATCAGCACCACCGTGCCGTGTCGCGACTTCGACAAGGCATAGATAGTTCCAACCAGGTCATCGACCGAGCGTTTGTCCAACTTGCCGATAAAAAATTCACGGAAGATATCAGGATCGTAGACCCCCCAGGCCCCCTTGCGCCAGACCAAGAATCGCCCGCCATCAAGCACGACCTCGACTTCCGAAACCTCATTGACAAAGATCGCAAAAGCCGCCTCTCCGGCCTTGCCGAGCAGGGCCTGGGTGTCACTCCAAGCGAGCTGTTCGACGGACTTGCGCGGACGCGGCGAGCCGGTTTGAATGGTCCCCTTAACATTCATTTGGATGTCGCAGACAAAGAGAGCCCGCAGGCCGTCAACGAAACGGTAGGTCAGCGGGTTACGGAAAAAATCGGCATTGATGCGTTTCCGCTCTTTACCCAGATCGAGCCAGTTGTAAGGAGAGACTTTGAGCGAATCGATAAAATCGTCGAGTTGAGAGCGATAAACCAGAAATCCGGTCGTCGCCGGTGTTCCCTCATAGCGCTGATAGGATAGGTTTTTCAGCAGTTGGATCAGGCTCTCTACCGGCCAGAAGACACCCTTACGATCACCACGCAGGTAGCGGGCCACGGCGATGTCGGTGAGTGAGGTCAGTAAGGCGGTGCGAAAATGCGCAGCGTAGCCCTTCGCAGAAAAGCCGCCGTACAGACCTTCGAAGGCAGCAAGCAACTCCTGGACAAAACTGATCTCGGTGTTGGTGAAAGCCAGTTTGTCCCGAGTGGCCTTGAACAAAAAGGGGGCAGCGTCGAACTGCAACGGCACCAGAATTTCGCGGCGGTCTTCCGCCTCGGGAACATCTTCCCCCTTCTTGACTTCGACCAGAGAGACTCCGGCCCCGCCGAGGAAGGAGCTGATACTGTTTTCGATGGCATGAAAGGCTGTTTTCGGCATGGGTTTATGATGCCTTAATGCTGATAGCTGTACAAGCAACTTCGGCGCTTATCGAGAATGAGCTTTAGTGGCCATTCGCATAGCTGTTTTATGTGCGCCGATTCCGCACTCATGGCGACGTTTCCGCATGAAGGAGTGCAGCGCGAAGATCTTCGACGCGCTGCCGATTGGCACCAAAATCGTAATACCCGGTTCGCGAAGCGGAACGTACGGCAATAACGCCTTGTTCAGCGCGTAACTGGAACTCCAGGTCATCAACAAACCCAAACACCGCACTGCGACACTCCACGTGAAGATAGCCAGGTTTTTCAGCGACAACGACCGTGCGCGGCAGCTTTACAACCTGGGTCTTCAGCAATGTCCAGGCGTCTGCAACAGGCAACGAAAACGTCAGTGGAGCAATATGGTGCTTCTCGTCTTGAGCATCACTGGAGACGCAGTTGGGCGAATCCGGGCAAGCTTTTAACCCGGCCTCGGGCAGCACCGGGCTCACCGCCTTCTCTGCAGCACAGGACGTAGAGACAAGGCCACAGCAAAGAATGACAGTCAACAGGTATTTATGTCTACAAATCAGCATCTTAAGTCCTACTCAATAAGAAAGTCTTGCAAGTTGGTTTTCCCATAACGAACATCCGGGTTGGAATCTTTAATCTGCTTGGCAAGCGTCGCCATGATCATTTTCACGCCAGGGGTTTTTGCCGGATCCGTGAGTGGCAGAAGCCTGACCGTCAGACTCGCTTTTTTTTGTGACAGTTCAACAAAGAAACTCTGATTGGTGTTGTTTTCAATGGCCAGAGATTCTACCAGCACTTTATTTTGGCCAGAATTTATGTAGGTGTCTGTCACTTTGAGAATGCCACCGTCGATCCTGGTTGTAAACGGAACAATGCTCTCTAAAACCTCTGCGACCGAATTGATATTTTCCAAAACAACATGGGGCATCTTGTTCCTCCGCAATCATTACAGGGTCAGTGTTAAAGCTTCGATTGAATCCAATGATACCATCTGTTTACCGTCAGTCACTATTTAACGATGACCATTTTATAATATGGGCCAATTGAGAGACGTGAAAGGGGCACTCTCTTTTGAGTGTTCCCCGATACCTGTCCGTCCATTCCCCGTCTCTGACATGCTGATCCGTCTCTATCTTGAAGAAAGGGTTTGTCGCAGTATACTTCTCACACACAGTTCATCCACTTGGGACACATTGCTTACACAGCCCAAAAATCATGAGTTTTGGGATCCCGCTCTCGAGCTGCCAAAGGAGAAGACCATGCGCTATCTATCAATCTTGATTGCATTGACCTTGACAATGTTGTTCACCAGCGCTTGTCAGGATGAGTCTCAAACGGTTGCAAATGAGGCTCCGCCAAAGGTCATGAAAGAGGCCAAGGAGGACGTCGCCTCAGCGGTGGAGACGGCCGAGGAGAAAACCGAAAAAGTGATGGAGCATATCAAAGAAGAATCGCACAAATCTATGGAACATGCCCAGGCAGAAGCCCATAAGGCGATGGACGCGGCTCACGAGAAAATGGATGAAATGCATCACGGCACGACGCCGGCGACCTTCAGCGAGGAGACGCTTGCAACGGGTAAGATGGTTTACGAACAGACCTGCGCCGCCTGCCACGCTACAGGACTCGTCGGTGCGCAGAAGATAGGCGACAAGGAGGCCTGGAGCGCCCATATCGAGCATGGCCTGGACCACATGGTGGAATCGGTCATCAAAGGCAAAGGGGCGATGCCGGCCAAAGGTGGTAATGCCAGTTTGAGCGATGACGAGGTCAAAGCTGCAGTGAGCTACATTTTTGAACAGAGTCGTTAGTCTTCACTTGGAAATCGGGGACACACAAATTGTGTGCCCCCGATTTCCGGTCTTGTTTACGATGAACGGCTCTCGACCCTGGCCATCGCTGCTTCGGCGATGGTGGCCACTTTTCCAGGCTCTTTGCTGCACCTCAGAAGCACACTCTTGCACTTCTCCGTACCCACGTAACCGAGCGACTGTATAGCCCCTTCACGCAGGTGACCGGAGAGTGCTGATTCCTTCCCCCCAAATCCGAAACGTCGCTTCGGGCGAGCGAGATCGAGCAGCGCTTCTTCAACGCCGGACTCTGTAAAGGGCAGCGGCTTCAGCTTGTTGAGGGTACTAACCACCTGCAGGGCCATTGCTTCACCATCGTTCTTGCCATCTTGCAGCAGCTCTGCCAGGCGGCCGATCGTCGCAGGAAGGTTGATACCTGTCACAGCCAGGGCGCCAACGGCACGCTGGCGAACATCGGATTCTTTGTCATCGAGGAGTCCGGCAACCGCACCCTCACCTGCCGGCCCGGAGAGTTTCGCCAAGGCCTGGACCGACTCAATGCGAATATGAGCCTGCGGATGCACCAGGCATCGTTGAAACAGCTTTTCCACCTTGGGTCCGCCCGCACCGATCCTGCTCAGCAGCACCAGCATATTGCGCAAGAAATGCCAGCCTTGCTTCTCCTTGAGAGCCTCAAAGAGAACCGGCACAGCAGCCTGCCCCCTCTCCGCCAGCGCTTCCAGACCGAGTCGCCGCAACGAGCGGTTGTCGTTATCGGCAAGGGAGACCAGGATCTGCAG of the Deltaproteobacteria bacterium IMCC39524 genome contains:
- a CDS encoding phage/plasmid primase, P4 family; the protein is MKQEKTTEYKLTDQGNAELFRERCSDKVRYCSEVKQWMIWNGKQWKVDSTNQVHNLAVEAIKGLYDEARNHKDLVRCKELSDWASKSLSSYRISSLLTMAEPLMPICMSDLDSHQWLLNVQNGVIDLRTGELLPHNKDLWLSNILPASYQPQSQCPQWLKFLNEIMGGNKELIKYLQKAIGYALTGSTSEQCMFILFGGGANGKSTFLKTVLYLLGDYGANMQADSLMAKKYEGIRNDIARLKGRRFVTSSEGKRGHVLDEALIKQITGGDPVTARFLRQENFEFMPEFKVYLATNYKPEIRGADHGIWRRLRLIPFSVRIAENRKDMELDKKLLGEIDGILNWAVEGCLLWQREGLCSPQIMEDAVKQYRSEMDVLTDFIDTCCVSSPGLRIKKTPFYEKYKVHCYEYGAKPLAVKALRSELLQRGFIEKTLNDGIYWLDIDVRTEKVKLRTE
- a CDS encoding site-specific integrase gives rise to the protein MAINYLVKRNQTYYYRIKIPTDLTHLIPSKEIKLSLKTRNLDAAKLLAASVNAKIQSLFGLLRAGVIEDEQIPALIASYLPRKQRLKVVATVYRDTSKVNLTEAIRLFVADKSPRWTTKTKLEFECMFDMLVVLLGNKDLSLFTRADGLDCRAKLMRLPSNLRNKGQYKDMSVKQILEAGAEETLTAKTINKYLVLLSSLFKWCVMNGIMTSNIAEGLSLPQETAAHEQRKAYNLNDLKRIATNLPRNIDTPEKFWIPLIAMHSGMRLDECCQLHVEDIKEVDDILCFDINDGGERKVKTKGSKRLIPVHPLLLDIGFRDYLKGRVATGSAKLWENLEPNKYGSWGKKLGNWYGRFNRRHVTQDPKKVFHSFRHTVADTLKQKGVDEAIIAEILGHSNSSITTGRYGKRYRPGVLLEALRQLDYTLDTDW
- a CDS encoding SOS response-associated peptidase, yielding MCGRISTAGLSADSLKTHFGVDSAFPFTLSYNIVPTLQIPVIIEQGDIRKLKAFRWGLIPHWVKDINIITAAFNARAETVAHKPLFRDAIKSKRCLVLASGFYEWQKQGGKKQAYYIYRADKRPLAFAGLWDLWENNITGDAIESCTIITTSATQQMAQIHDRMPVVLESENYDTWLDPEFNDTDVLQDILIAPKEEVLEMHPVSTYVNNSRNDGEACIERL
- a CDS encoding DUF1499 domain-containing protein: MLICRHKYLLTVILCCGLVSTSCAAEKAVSPVLPEAGLKACPDSPNCVSSDAQDEKHHIAPLTFSLPVADAWTLLKTQVVKLPRTVVVAEKPGYLHVECRSAVFGFVDDLEFQLRAEQGVIAVRSASRTGYYDFGANRQRVEDLRAALLHAETSP
- a CDS encoding c-type cytochrome produces the protein MRYLSILIALTLTMLFTSACQDESQTVANEAPPKVMKEAKEDVASAVETAEEKTEKVMEHIKEESHKSMEHAQAEAHKAMDAAHEKMDEMHHGTTPATFSEETLATGKMVYEQTCAACHATGLVGAQKIGDKEAWSAHIEHGLDHMVESVIKGKGAMPAKGGNASLSDDEVKAAVSYIFEQSR